In Bradyrhizobium sp. WBOS07, the genomic window TGGCCTCGAAATCGATCGGGCGGTCGAGCCGCGCGAACAGGCCAAAGATCTTTTCGAGCTTGGGCAGCTTGCCGTGGGGGATGGCGACGCCATAGCCGACCGCGGTGGTGCCGAGCTTCTCACGCTGCAGCAGCACCTCGAACACCGAGCGCTCGTTCTGCCCGGTCAGCTCGGCGGCCTTGGCCGCGAGCTCCTGCAAGGCCTGCTTCTTGCTGTTGACCTTCAATACCGGGAGAATCGCCTCGGGTGCGACCAGATCGGTAATCGGCATGGAGGCTTTCCGAGGTGAATTAAACCGTCAGGT contains:
- the ptsN gene encoding PTS IIA-like nitrogen regulatory protein PtsN, whose translation is MPITDLVAPEAILPVLKVNSKKQALQELAAKAAELTGQNERSVFEVLLQREKLGTTAVGYGVAIPHGKLPKLEKIFGLFARLDRPIDFEAMDGQPVDLVFLLLAPEGAGADHLKALARIARLLRDQDIAKKLRASRDAQAIYSVLALPPATAA